A single region of the Chelonoidis abingdonii isolate Lonesome George chromosome 23, CheloAbing_2.0, whole genome shotgun sequence genome encodes:
- the TMEM52 gene encoding transmembrane protein 52 produces MAGKVHRLCTGWSLLLLQAALCSSQGNCDSPDQCARNNSNWTSLWYVWLILLTVFMLLLCGITASCVKFCCRKKRPPVQTFPRRPYDLTVIAVDGDSTAHSTVTSYSSFQYPQSAPLPLPFGDMDRSTMSPPAYSLYAMELPPSYDEAIKMAKPYIETVLVGQKLNDILEPVAPEEPNQHHGSSAPVAGELETQPSSEEPQVEAQGQPPL; encoded by the exons ATGGCTGGCAAGGTGCATCGGCTGTGCACGGGCTGGAGCTTACTGCTGTTGCAG GCAGCGCTCTGCTCTTCCCAGGGTAACTGCGATAGCCCCGACCA GTGTGCTCGGAATAATTCTAACTGGACTAGCCTGTGGTATGTCTG GCTGATTCTACTGACCGTGTTCATGCTCCTGCTATGTGGCATCACAGCGAGCTGTGTGAAGTTCTGCTGCCGAAAGAAGAGACCCCCAGTTCAAACCTTTCCTAGACGCCCCTACGATTTGACAGTCATTGCCGTTGATGGCGATAGCACCGCCCACAGCACGGTGACCT CATACAGCTCTTTCCAGTACCCCCAGAGCGCCCCACTTCCACTTCCATTTGGGGATATGGATAGGAGCACCATGTCTCCCCCAGCCTACAGCCTCTATGCAATGGAGTTGCCACCCTCATATGATGAGGCCATCAAAATGGCTAAGCCCTACATCGAGACGGTGTTGGTGGGCCAGAAGCTCAATGACATCCTTGAGCCGGTGGCACCAGAAGAGCCAAATCAGCACCACGGTTCATCTGCTCCTGTGGCCGGTGAACTGGAGACACAGCCAAGTTCAGAAGAACCACAAGTTGAAGCACAAGGCCAACCTCCCCTCTAG